The genomic interval CTGTACCCTACCCCCCGATCGATCCTTTTCTGGGATATGGTAGTGCTGACCGGATACCTCCTCCTTAACCTCATAACTGGGTGGCACGCTCTAGAGGCCGAAGCTAAAACCGTTACACCGCCCGGCTGGACCAAGATCCTAGTTTACATCTCTATCCCCTGGGCCGTCAGCATCCATACGGTTACCGCTTTCCTTTATGCTGGCCTGCCCGGCCGCCATTACTGGCTTACCGCCATCATGGCGGCTCGATTTTTAGCCTCAGCTTTTGCCTCGGGGCCGGCCCTATTGATTCTCCTAAGCTTTGTCATTAAAAGGGTCAGTCGCTTTGACCCTGGCCGGGAGGCCATTCAGAAGCTGGCCGGCATCGTCACCTACGCTACCGCCATCAGCGCCTTCTTTATCGGCCTGGAGTTTTTTACCGCCTTCTACAGCCAGGTACCAGCCCACGGCATGACCAGCCTGGCCTACCTCTTCTGGGGCCTTGAGGGCCACGGCAAGCTGGTGCCCTGGATGTGGGTGTTTGTGCTTCTTTTGGCGCTGGCCTTGGTGCTGCTCATCAATCCCCAAACCCGGGCACAGGAGAAGTGGCTTAAGCTGGCCTCAGCGGCTGTCTTTTTCGGCATGTGGATCGAAAAAGGGATCGGCCTCGTAATTGCCGGGTTTATTCCGAACCCCTTAGAAAAAGTGGTCGAGTACGTGCCTACCCTGCCCGAGGCCTTGATCGCCTTGGGAATCTGGGCGGCTGGGTTTTTGATTCTTACCTTGCTCTATAAGATAACCATTGCGGTTAAAGAGGAAACCGTCCAGTGAAGCCTAGTATCACCGCTCTGGCAGAAGCACAGGTGGTGTTTCACCGGTATTACCGAGGGAAATGAGGGGTTGGGTGTGAAGATGGGATTTTCGCTCTTGGTAGTTGCTATTTTGGTAGCGGCAGCCATATTGGGCTCGGCCATAAGCCAGCTGCAGTTCCTGTTGGCCGTGGTAGTGCCTTACGGGGCAGCCGCCACCTTCCTTTTGGGCCTAGTCTATCGAATCATCAAGTGGGGTCGGGTACCCGTCCCCTTCCGCATTCCCACCACCGCCGGCCAGCAAAAGTCCCTGCCCTGGATCAAAGCCAGCGCCTTGGATAATCCTTGGTCGGCACCTGGAGTGGCCGGGAGGATCGCCCTGGAAGTGCTGTTCTTCAGATCTTTGCTTAGGAATACTAGGACTGAAGTACACCTGGAGCCCAAGGGGCCAAAGCTGGCCTACCACTGGGAAAAATGGCTTTGGCTCGGGGGGTTGGTTTTTCACTGGTCGCTCTTTATTATCCTCATTCGCCACCTTCGCTTTTTTACCGAGCCAGTGCCGGCATTCATCACTGGGCTGGAGGGGTTAGATGGCTTTTTCCGGGTGGGCTTTCAAGGCCTGCTCTTGACCGATGTGGGGATCCTAGCAGCCGTTACTTATCTATTCTTGCGGCGGGCGCTCATCCCCCAGATCCGCTATATTTCCCTCCCCGGCGATTACGTCCCCTTGTTTTTGATCCTGGGTATAGCCATTTCCGGCATCCTGATGCGCTACTTCTATCGAGTGGATGTCACCGCCGTCAAGGAGCTGGCCATGGGGCTGGTAACCTTTAGGCCCGGGCTCCCAGCCGGACTGGGTACCCTCTTTTATGTCCACCTCTTCTTGGTCAGTAGTCTTCTAGCCTACTTCCCCTTCAGCAAGCTGGTGCACATGGGCGGCATTTTCCTTAGCCCCACCCGCAACCTGCCCAACAACAGCCGCGCTTTCCGGCACATCAACCCCTGGAACTACCCGGTTAAGGTCCATACCTATGAGGAGTATGAAGACGAGTTCCGGGACAAGATGAAAGCTGCCGGCCTGCCAGTGGAGCGAGAATAACCCTGCCAGTAACCGTCACCTGGAAAGGTTTCCTAGGTGCCCGGCACTGCTTCCTTAGCCCCACCCGCAACCTGCCCAACAACAGTCAAGGCAACCATAAACGTATTTTGCTGTGACCACCAAGGCAGGGCCTCCTTGTCGCCAGGTTTGCCCGGTGATAGTATAGGATCAGGGTATTTAATCGAGCTGACCAAAGGTGTTTTAGCAAGAGTGCGGGCTCGACGGGTGGCAGTGGCGCCGTCGGCGCAACAGAGGGACCCAAGACAGAGGAGGCTAGTTAGAGTTGGGAAGTGTAAAGGATCTGAGGATTGTAGAAGAAGCAACGGCAGAAGGCCTGGGGCGGGGACAGTTTATATTCTCCGACCGCTATTCGGTATTTGATTGGGGAGAAATGCCCGACCATATCCCCAATAAAGGCGCTGCCATTGCCCTTTTAGGCGCCTATTTTTTCGAGAAGCTAGAAGAAAAGGGCATCCGCACTCATTATCTGGGTCTGGTGGAGGATGGGGCCGTAAAAAGGCTTTCTCAGCTTAGGCAGCCAGCCAACACCATGGAAGTAAGGCTACTTGAGGTAATAAAGCCCCGGTTTGATGGCTGCCAATACGATTATTCCGCCTACCAGCATCGTCCCCAGGGCGGCTTTTTAATACCCTTGGAGGTAATTTATAGAAACTACCTTCCGGAGGGATCAAGCGTCTTTCGCCGCTTGCAAAAGGGAGAGCTGGCTCCCGAGGATCTGGGGCTAGCAGCCCCACCCGTTCCCGGACAAAAGCTAGAACCAGCTTTCATCGATTTTTCCACCAAACTAGAGATAACCGACCGGTATCTTAGCGCCAGCCAGGCCCAGGCCATCTCTGGCCTTAGCGACGCGGAAATGGTA from Clostridia bacterium carries:
- the nrfD gene encoding polysulfide reductase NrfD; translated protein: MLEKALRGSKAYWGWIIFLLALVSIGFACYLGQLSRGLAITGMSRDVSWGLYIGQFTFLVGVAASAVMVVLPYYLHNVKEFGRITILGEFLAVSAIIMCLLFVIVDLGKPMRLLNMILYPTPRSILFWDMVVLTGYLLLNLITGWHALEAEAKTVTPPGWTKILVYISIPWAVSIHTVTAFLYAGLPGRHYWLTAIMAARFLASAFASGPALLILLSFVIKRVSRFDPGREAIQKLAGIVTYATAISAFFIGLEFFTAFYSQVPAHGMTSLAYLFWGLEGHGKLVPWMWVFVLLLALALVLLINPQTRAQEKWLKLASAAVFFGMWIEKGIGLVIAGFIPNPLEKVVEYVPTLPEALIALGIWAAGFLILTLLYKITIAVKEETVQ
- the purC gene encoding phosphoribosylaminoimidazolesuccinocarboxamide synthase, which codes for MGSVKDLRIVEEATAEGLGRGQFIFSDRYSVFDWGEMPDHIPNKGAAIALLGAYFFEKLEEKGIRTHYLGLVEDGAVKRLSQLRQPANTMEVRLLEVIKPRFDGCQYDYSAYQHRPQGGFLIPLEVIYRNYLPEGSSVFRRLQKGELAPEDLGLAAPPVPGQKLEPAFIDFSTKLEITDRYLSASQAQAISGLSDAEMVALKDLVLAIESLITQEFARVGLVNEDGKFEFGLDEDRNLVVVDVLGTLDECRFTYQGLPLSKEIARIYYRQSQWYQAVEEAKQKDRQHWKEICRLGPEPLPPELRAAIS
- the dsrM gene encoding sulfate reduction electron transfer complex DsrMKJOP subunit DsrM produces the protein MKMGFSLLVVAILVAAAILGSAISQLQFLLAVVVPYGAAATFLLGLVYRIIKWGRVPVPFRIPTTAGQQKSLPWIKASALDNPWSAPGVAGRIALEVLFFRSLLRNTRTEVHLEPKGPKLAYHWEKWLWLGGLVFHWSLFIILIRHLRFFTEPVPAFITGLEGLDGFFRVGFQGLLLTDVGILAAVTYLFLRRALIPQIRYISLPGDYVPLFLILGIAISGILMRYFYRVDVTAVKELAMGLVTFRPGLPAGLGTLFYVHLFLVSSLLAYFPFSKLVHMGGIFLSPTRNLPNNSRAFRHINPWNYPVKVHTYEEYEDEFRDKMKAAGLPVERE